The Streptomyces racemochromogenes DNA segment CCCGCGTGTACGTGACGGGCGACCTCGGCCGCGTCGACCCCGACGGGCAACTGGTCTTCCTCGGCCGGGTCGACGACCAGATCAAGATCCGCGGGCACCGGCTGGAGCCCGCCCGGGTGGAGCGCGCCCTGTGCGAGGCGGCCGGCGTGGGCCAGGCCGTGGTCTTCCCCGACCCCGCGACCGGCACGGTCCTGTGGGCGTTCACCGTGCCCGCCGATCCCGCGGCGGCGCCACCGCCCGGCGAGGCCGTACGGATCACGGGCGCGGACCGGGACGCGCTGGTCGCGCCGCTGGAGGCACAGCTGCCGGACTGGGCGGTTCCACGGGTGCTCCACCGGGTGGCCGTCCTGCCGAAGAACCCGCACGGCAAGATCGACAAGAGGCTGCTGGCCGCCTGGACGGCCGGTACGGCGCCGGCCCCGCCCGCCCCGGCGCGGGCACAGGCCCCGGCCCTCCAGGACGCCGGCGCCGGGACGCCCGGCCGTCCCGGCGAGCCGCTGGACATCACGCTCGGCCTCTTCCGCGAGGTCCTGGGCGACCCGCACCTGGGCCCCGACGACAACTTCTTCGACCACGGCGGCCAGTCACTGCTCGCCATGCGCCTGCTCGCGCGGCTGCGCGAGTCCCACCCCGGCGCCGCCGGACTCCGGGCGAGCGCCCTGTTCTCCTCGCCCACGCCCCGGCTGCTCGCCGCGGCGCTCACCACCCCGTCCTTGGGCGGAACGCCGGCCGGACGCTGAACCGGCGGGCCCGCACCCCGCGGACCACCCGCCCGTCACCCACCGGACCCACCTGTACCACCGCACCACCCGAGGGCCCCGGCCCGGCTCCGGCCGGCCGCGGGCAGCAGCAACCATCCCGACCACTCAGCGAGAGTTGGCATGTCGAACCTCACCGACCAGTCCACGCACGCCTACACCCTGACGCCCGACGAGGCCTCCGCCACGGCGGACCTGTGCCTCGGCCTGGCCTCCGCCTACCCGTCCTTCGGCGACCCCGGGCTGCTGCACGACCTGCCCCGGCTCGCCGCCGGCCTGCCGGAGGGCGTGCAGCGGTTCCTGCGCGAGTTCAAACTGGCCGACCGCCACGGCCACGCCGTGGTCAGCGGCCACGACTTCGACCAGGACCGCATCGGCCCCACCCCCGAGCACTGGCGCGGCCGTCGGCGGCCCGGCCCGGAGTTCCCCGAGGAACTGCTGCTGATGCTCTACTCGGCGCTGCTCGGCGAGCCCTTCGGCTGGGCCACCCAGCAGGACGGGCACCTCGTGCACGACATCTTCCCGATCCGGGCGCACGAGAACGACCAGCTCGGCATGGGCAGCAAGGAGCTGCTCACCTGGCACACCGAGGACGCCTTCCACCCCTACCGCAGCGACTACCTGATCCTCGGTGCGCTGCGCAACCCGGACCACGTCCCGACGACGGTCGGCGAGCTGGACCTGTCCTCGCTGTCCGCCGACGACATCGACGTCCTCTTCGAGCCGCGCTTCTACATCGCGCCCGACGAGTCGCACCTGCCGAAGAACAACACCATCGCCTCCGAGGAGGAGGCGGCGCGCTTCGCCACCATCCAGCGGATGATCGACGAACGGCCGCTCGGCCCGCTGCTCTACGGCTCGCGCGTCGACCCGTACATGCGTCTCGACCCGTACTTCACCTCCGTCCCCGAGGACGACCCCGACGCCCGGCGCGCCTACGACGCGCTGTTCAAGGTGGTGGACGCCGCGATGCGGGAGGTCGTCGCCGACCAGGGGGACGTGCTGTTCATCGACAACCACCGGGCGGTGCACGGCCGGCTGCCGTTCCGGGCCCGCTACGACGGCACCGACCGCTGGCTCAAGCGGGTGTGCGTGACCTCGGACCTGCGGCGCTCGCGCGAGATGCGGGCCACCGCCCGGACCCGGCTGCTGGGCTGACGCGCCGGTGACCCTCACCCTGACCGACCTGTCCCGGGACCCCGGACTGCTGCCCGCCGTCGATGCCCTGATCGGCGCCAACATGCCGGAGTTCATGAGCTGGGAGTCCCCGGGCAACTGGCGCTGGCACGGTATGTACGACCGCTACCCCGCCCACCAGCTGTGCCTGGTGGACGATGACGGGCAGCTGGTCGCGGCGGCCAACGGCCTGCCGGTCCGCTGGGACGGCAGCCCCGCCTCCCTGCCGGGAGGCAGCGACGAGGTGCTGGTGGAGGCCGTCGACCACGGCCCGCCGGAGCGGGCCGACGCCGTGTGCATGCTGTCGGTGTCCGTGGACCCCGCCCACCGGGCGGCCGGGCACGCCGAACGGCTGCTCACCGAGGTACGCCGGCGGGCCGCCGAGCACGCCCCCCGGGGCGTGGTCATCCCGGTCCGGCCCACCCGCAAGCCGCACTACCCGCTGATCCCGCTCGCCGACTACGCCGCCTGGCGGCTGCCCGACGGACGCTGCTTCGACCCCTGGCTGCGCACCCACCTGGAGCTGGGCGCGCGCAGGCTCGGCATCGCCGACCGCTCGCTGGTGATCCGTCAGCCGGTCCCGCGCTGGGAGGAGTTCCTCGGCCGGCCGCTGCCGGGCCCCGGAGCGTACCCGCTGCCCGGCGGGCTGGTGCCGCTGCACGTCGCCGAGGACGGCCACGGCACCTACGCCGAGCCCAACGTATGGGTCCACCACCCCGCCCTCTGAAAGCCCCTTCCCCCGTTCCGCACACCCCTGGAGACGACCATGACTCCCGTACGCCTCGCGATCGTCGGGTGCGGCGCAGCCGCCCGCGGCTGCCACCTGCCCGCCCTGCCCCCGCTCAAGGGCGACGTGCAGCTCACCGCGCTGATCGACCGCGACCCCCGGCAGGCCGAGGCCGCGCTCGCCCTCTACCGGGAACTGGGCGGCACCGACGCCGAGCAGGTGGTGCTCGCCACCGACCCGGCCGAGGCCGCCGACGCCTTCGACGCCGCCGTCGTGGTGGCCCCCCACACCCTGCACGCGCCGATCGTCGAGGCGCTGCTGGCGGCGGGCAAGCACGTCCTGCTGGAGAAGCCCATGACCACCTCGGTCGAGGACGCCCGCCGGCTGGCGCGGACCGCCGCGGCCGAGGGCGCGCCGGTGCTGGCCATGGCCCACCCGCGCCGCCTCTTCCCCGCCTACGCCTGGATCAAGCGGCTCATCGACGCCGGCGAACTCGGCGAGGTCGTACGGGTCGACTGGTCCGAGGGCCACCCGTACGCCCACGAGCCGGTCTCCTGGTCGATGTTCGACCGGCGGCTCGCGGGCGGCGGCGTCCTCACCGACACCGCCTCGCACGTCTTCGACACCCTGCTGTGGTGGCTGGGCCCCGACGTGGAGGTGGTCCGCGCCGAGGACAACTCGCTCGGCGGGGTGGAGACGGACGCCCACGTCCGGCTGCGGTTCGGCACCACCGACGTGACCTGCGACTTCAGCCGGCTGCGCGACCTCGGCATCAGCTGCACCGTCACCGGTACCCGGGCGACGGTGACCATCGGCACCGACTTCCCGGCAGGGGAGTGCACCCTGGTCACCGCAGACGGCGTGGAGCTGCACCGCGGGGACGTGCCCGCCCAGGCCCCGGCGCAGGACGAGTGGGAAGGGCTGTTCAGCGAGCAGCTCGCCAACTTCGCGGCGGCGGTGCGCGGGACGGCCGCCGTCCACTCCACCCCCCCAGGACGGCGTCCGGGTGGTCGAGCTGATCCAGGAGTGCTACGGCGGCCCCGCCCGCGAGGCCTCCGCGCAGCCGTGGACGACCCGGGGCCGGGAGGCCACGGCCGGGTCCGGCGCCCTGCCCGCGCTGGCCGGACGCACCGTGGCCGTCACGGGCGCGAGCGGCTTCATCGGCGGCCGGCTCGTCGAGCGGCTGGTGCTCGGCACCGAGGCCCGGGTCCGGCCCGTGGTGCGCGGCTTCGGCCGCGCCGCCCGGCTGTCGGTCCTGCCGCAGGACCGGCTGGAGTTCCGCCAGAGCGACCTGCTCGACCCGGCCGCGCTCCGGGAGGCGTTCGAGGGCTGCGACACCGTGGTGCACTGCGCCTTCGGCAGCTCCGGTGACGAGGACGACCGCTGGTCCGCCTCCGTCGCCGGCACCGAGAACGTGCTGGCCGCGGCCCGCGCCGCCGGCGTGCGGCGCGTGGTGCACCTGAGCACCGTCGACGTGTACGACCCCGCCGTGACCGGCGCCCTGACCGAGGACTCCGCCGCACGCCCGGCCGACCCCGCCGACCGGGAGTACGAGCAGCAGAAGCTCGCCGCCGAACAGCTCGTCGTCCGGGCCCACGGCGACGGCCTGGAGACGGTCGTGATCCAGCCCGGCGTGGTCCACGGCCCGTGGGGCGGCCAGTGGACGACGGCGCAGCTCCGCCGCCCGGCGGGCGATTTCGCCCAGCTCCCGGCCGGTGACGACGGCGGCGTGTGCAACGCCGTGTACGTCGACGACCTCGCCGAGGCCGTACTGCTCGCCGTGGACACCGCGGCGGCGGCCGGCGAGCGGTTCCTCGTGGGGCACTCCGAGGAACTGAGCTGGGGCACGTTCTTCGACTCCGTCCGCGCGCTGCGCGGGCTGGGCGGACCCGGGTCCGTCACCGCCGGGGAACCGGTGGCCGACTGGGAGCTGGAGCTGTACCGTTCCACGGCCCGCGCCGACTACGGCAAGGCCCGCCGGGTACTGGGCTTCACCGCCCGCACCCCGTTCGCCGAGGCGGCCGCGGTCACCGCCGGGTGGGCCCGCTGGGCCGGGGAAGCCCCGGAGGCCGGCGCGTGAGCGCGGGAACCCTGGGAACCCAGTCCGCGGTGACCGACGTCCTGGTGGTCGCACCGCATCCCGACGACGACGTGATCGGCTGCGGCGGCTCCATCGCCAAGCACGTCCGCGACGGTGCCCGGGTGACGGTGGTGATCGTCATCGGCCGTGAGCGCAGCGCCCTGGACGACGCGGTGACCGACGCCGAGTTCGCCGCCGAGACCGAGGCCGCCGCGAAGGCCCTGGGCGTGCACCGCTGCATCCGCTTCGACGAGCCGTCGCGCGACTTCACGCTCAGCCGCCGGGTCCACCTCGACCTCGTCCGGGTACTGCGCGAGGTACGGCCGCAGGTGGTGTACCTGCCGCACGACAACGACGACGACGTCGAGCACCGCATGGTGCACCAGCTCACCCTCGAAGCCCTGTGGATGGCCGGCTCCGAGTTCTTCCAGGAGGCCGGCGGCCCCCCGATGCCGGCGCCCGGGCTGGTGCTCGGCTACGAGGTGTGGGCGCCGATGGCGCGCTTCCAGTACGCCGAGGACATCGGCGGGCAGATCGGGGCCAAGGTGGAGGCGATGCGCGCGTACGTCTCCCAGCTCCGGCACGCCGCCTGGGACGAGGGCGTGGAGGGCCTGGCGCGCTACCGCGGGGCGGTCACGGCCGGCTCCGGCCACGCCGAGGTGTTCCAGGTGCTGAGCCTGCGCACCCCGCCGCCCGCGGCCGCGGCGGGAGGCGGCCGTGACTGACCGCCTGCTGGTGTGCGGGCTCGGTTCGGGCATGGACCGGTCGCTGGGCGAACTGCGCTCGCCCCGCCGGGAACTGGTGGTGGTCACCGAACGGCCCACGGACCGGGTCCGCGCCGCCGCCGACGTCCTGCTGGAGTGCGACCCCAACGACGCCGTGGCGGTCCTCGCCGAGCTGTCCGCCGCCGGCATCGACCGGATCGACGGCGTGTTCTCGCTCGGCGCGGACAACCCGCCGGTGATCAGCACGCTCGCCCGGTACCTCGGCTGCCCGGGCCTGCCCCTGGAGACGGCCTTGAACTGCACGTTCAAGGACCGGCGGCTGGCGGTCCTGCGCAAGGCCGGGCTCGACCTGCCGCGGTACGCGACCGCCGAGAGCGTCGGCGAGGCCGTGCGGGCGATCGAGGACATCGGGCTGCCGGCGGTCATCAAGCCCAGCGACCAGACCGGTTCGCTGGGCGTCATGAAGGTCGAGTCGGCGGACCGGGTGCGGGAGCTGGCGCAGGAGGCGCTGCTGCTCAGCCCGGGCGGCCGGATCGTGATCGAGGAGTTCCTGGAGGGCACCGAGCACACCCTGGCGGCCTTCATGGTCGACGGGAAACTGCACCGCTTCGGCTTCGCCGACCGGGAGTACGGGCGCAAGGAGGAGTTCGCCCCGCACTTCTTCGAGGGCGGCGACACCCTGCCCAGCGTGCTGACCGAGGAGCAGATCGAGGAGGTCACGGACACGGTCCGGCGCGGCGCCCGGGCCCTGCGCCTGGACCCCGCGGTGATCAACACCGACATCCTGCGCACCCATGACGGCCGGGTGATCCTCCTGGAGATCACCTGCCGGATCACCGGCGCCCGGATCGCCACCGAGGTGATGCGGCTCGCCACCGGCGTGGATCCGCTGCCCAACGTGGTCCGCCTCGCCCTGGGCCAGCCCCTGGACCTCGACGAGCTGACGCCGCGGCGGAGCCGGGCCGTGGTGCAGCGGTTCGTACCGGCGGACGGCGGCGTCGTCGAGTGGGTCGGCGACCCCCGGCACGTCGCCCGCCGGGCCGGGGTGCACGACGTGTTCTGGGGCATGGACCTGGAACCCGGCACCGAACTGCCCGCCTACCGCGGCGGCTGTGACGTGCTGGCCGGGGTGATCGCCCACGCCGAGGCTCCGGCGGAGGCCGAGGCCATCGCCGAACGCACGCTGCGCGCCCTGCCCCTGCGGCTGCGGGCGCCCGCCCGATGACCGCGCACCGACCGGCCCGCGCCACCGCGCGGGCCCACCGTACGGACACGAACGACACAAGGGAGAACGGGATGGCCACCGACCCGGTGGACGAGGCCGCGGTCGACAAGGGCATCGCCCGGACCGCCGTGATCATCGCCCTGCGCGACGACCTGCGGATCGCCGACTGCATCGCCTCCGTCGACGAGGACGTCGAGATCGTCCTGGCGCTGAACGGCCCCAGCGACGCCGTGCTGAAGCTCATCGCCGAGCATCCGCGCCCGCTGACCGTCACGGAGATCGAGGACGTCGGCAACCTCGGGGCGGCCTACAACGCCGGGGCCGCCGCCACGGACCGCCAGTACCTGCTGCTGATGGACTCCGACTGCACCTTCGCCCCGGGCGTCGTCCGCGCCATGGTGCGGTCGGTGCTCACCGAGCCCGTGGTCAAGGGACAGGTGGTGTACGGGGAGTCGCAGGGCCTGCTCAGCCGGCTCACGGCGCGGGTCCGCGAGTTCGACGAGGGGGACTACGTCAGCGCGCTGTCCCCGCCGCTGATCTACAACCGGGACATCGTCGACCACATCGGCGGCTACCACTTCGACGAGCTGATCCACTGGTGCGAGGACCGGGAGTTCGACTTCCGGCTCCAGCTCGCGGGCATCCCCGTGGTGTACCTGCCCGAGGCGCGGATCTTCCACGACGCCCAGCACGGCTTCGCCAACATGCGCAGCTACTTCCGCTACGGCGTCGGCGAGGGCATCGCCCAGGAGACGGGCGTGTTCACCACTCCGGCGCTGCCGGTGGCGTGGCGCCTGTTCGAGGCCACGCGGACGCTGGTGCACTGCGCCCGGGACAAGGGACCCGCGGCGGCGGCGTACTACGCCCTGCTGAAGGCGGCCTTCCACGTGGGCACCGCCCACCACCTGCTCAACGACCCGTACCGGGTGCGCGACCGCTACCCGGCCTCCGCCAAGCGGGCCCGGATGGTGCGCTCCATCCCGCAGCACAGCACCAAGCTGTCCGGCGCCCAGCTGCGCCGGCTGCGGCGGGCCCACTGGGAGGCGGGCCGGCGGATCGAGAAGGTGGCCGACCTGTCGGTCTTCCACCCGGACGCCGCCGGCCCCGGCCCCGGGTCAGACGCCGGGCAGGCGCGGCAGCAGCAGGCGTGAGGGATGGTCACCGCCGTGGTGGACGGTGTGGTGGGCCACGGCCGGCGGATGGACGTCGAAGCGCGGTGCGTTGCTCGCCGCGACCTCCAGACGGATCCGGTGGCCCGCGCGGAACACATGGCCCACCGCCCCCACCGCGACGGTGACCTCCACCGGCCCGCCCTCGCCCCCGCCGTCCGCACCCGCCGCGAGCCGGCGGACGCCGTCGCACAGCAGCTCGGCCCGGCCGCAGGGGTGGACGTCGACGAGTTTGGCCGTCACGTCCGCACCGGCGGCGTCCGGGGTGACGTACACGGTCAGGACGGTGTCACCGACGACGGTCAGCGGGGCGTCCAGCGGCTCGCCGGTGAAGCACAGCACGTCGGGACGGCGTTCCACCTCCCGCTGGTCCAGCGGGCCGCAGTCGCCGCCGGTGAACTGCCCGGGCAGGGCGGTGGCGCCGCCGGTGGTGGGCACCGGGTCGGCCGGGTCGTGACGGATCCGGTCGGCCCCGGAGCGCGCCGGGGCGGGGCCGGCCGTCAGGCCGCGGCCGTCGAGGTGCAGCACGAGGTCCTCGGTGCCGGGGACGGGCCAGTCGGGAAAGGTGCGCCAGGCGTCGGCACCGGTGAGGAACAGCCGTACCGGGTCGCACCGGTCGGGACCCTCCCCGGATCGGCGCAGATGCCGGTCGAAATGCTCCAGGTGCAGAGCGGTGACATCGAGTTCCGCCTCGTCCGCGGCCAGTCCGTAACGACGCTGCGGGAATATCCCGCCGGTGATGCAGTGGGACCACGGGCCGACCACCAGACGCGTCCTGTTCCCGCATTCCCGAATTCCCCGGTAATTCTCCAGGGCGCCGGCCAGGAATATGTCGTACCAGCCGGTGAGGTGGAGCACGGGGACGTCGATCGCCGGGTACGCCGCGCGGGGTGCGGCGCGCAGCCAGTACGGGTCCCCCGACGGGTGCTCGCGCCAGCGGCGGTAGTACGGCGCCAGCCGGTCCAGCAGGTCCGCGGCGGCCGCCGGATCGCGGTACAGCTCGTCGATCCGGTCGACGGCCCCGGCCACCTCGGCCCGCTCCGCCGCGCTCAGCCCGGCCCCCTCCAGCAGGAGGTCGTAGAGCACCCAGTACAGGACGAAACCCAGCTGGAAGGCGCCGCCCTGGCGGGTCCAGCCCTCGTCGAAGCCCGATCCCGCCACGTGCGGGACCACGGCGCCCAGGCCCGGCGGGCGCTCTGCCGCGGCGAGCAGCGCGGCCATGGCCTCGTAGGACCGGCCGAACAGCCCCGCCGAGCCGTCGCACCAGGGCTGCGACACCGCCCAGGCGACGGTGTCCGCACCGTCGGCCGCCTCGTGCCAGTACGGATCGAAGTCGCCGCCGGAACCGAACCGGCCGCGGACGTCCTGCACCAGCAGGGCGTACCCGGCGCGGACCAGGCGCAGTCCGTCGACGGAGGCGCCGCCCGGGGCGCCGGACCTCCCGTAGGGCGTGCGGCGCACCAGGACGGGAACGGGGTCCGCCGTGTCGGGCCGGTAGAGGTCGGCGGCCAATAACACGCCGTCGCGCACGGGTATTTCCAGATCGTGTTCCACAACAATACGCACCCGCTCATATTCCATCAGGACGAGGAAATTCACAATGCAGTCCTCCGGAAACACCGGAATTCCTTTGCTGGAACCGTTCTTCGAAACGGCGCGCACCGATCCCGCCCGCCCGGCCGTCATCGACAACGGACTCGTCATCGGCTACGGCGTCTTCGCCGCCTGGGTGCTGGAGGTCGCGGGCGCCGTAGCCCCGCGCACGGGCCGGCCGCAGCCGCCGGTCGGGGTGGTCGTGCACCACTCGGCCCGGGACGTGGCCGCCCTGCTCGGCGTGCTCGCCGCGGGCCGGGCCTACGTACCGCTGGAGGCCGCACACCCGCCGGCCCGGCTGGAGTCGGTCCTGGCCCGGCTGGGGGTCGAGGAGGCCGTGGCGACCGCGGACACCGGCTGGCAGCCGCCGGTCGCACGGGTGCACCGCCCGCGCTGGGCGACCGCCGCCCCCGCCCCGGGGAGCGCCGCCGCGCCCGCCGCCGGCGCCCGGCCCGAGGACCCGGCGTACGTGCTGTTCACCTCGGGCTCCACCGGTGAACCCAAGGGCGTCGTGGTGCCGCACCGGGCGCTGTCCGCCGTGGTGCCGCCGCTGCGCACCCTGTACGGGATCGGGCCGGACGCCACCGTGCTGCACTTCCACGGCGCCGGCGGCGACACGAGCCTGGAGGAGATCCTCCCGGCCCTGACCGGCGGGGCCACCCTCGTCGTCGACGACGCCGCCCGGGAGCGGTTCGCCCAGGTGGCCGAGGAACAGGAGGTCACCGTCGCGGTGCTGCCGACCGGCTTCTGGCACGGCCTGGCCGGAGACCTGCTGCACCAGGGCGCGGGGCTTCCGGCGTCCCTGCGGACGGTGGTGATCGGCGGGGAGGCGGTGCGGGCCGACATGCTGGACCGCTGGCGGCTGCTCGGCACCGACGGGGTGCGCCTGCTCAACACGTACGGATCCACCGAGACCGCCCTGGTCACCCACGCCGTGCAGCTGGCCGGGCCGGGTGCGCCCGCCCTCCCCGCGGCCGGCGGCGACCTGCCGATCGGGCTCCCGCTGCCGCACGTCGGACAACGCGTCGACGCGACGGGGGAGTTGTCCGTGTCCGGGCCGGGCCTGGCCCTGGGCTACCACGCCGATCCCGGCGGGACGGCCGCCCGGTTCACCGAGCACGAGGGCGTCCGCTGGTACCGCACCGGCGACCTGGTGTCCGAGGCGCCCGGGGGCGCCCTGGTGTTCCGGGGCCGCTCCGACCACCAGGTCAAGATCCGCGGCCACCGGGTGGACCTGATCGAGGTGGAGGGCCTGGTCGGCAGCTGCCCGGGCGTCCTGGAGGCCGCCGCCGCGCGCGTGGACCGCGCCGAACACAGCACCCTGGCCGCGTTCTTCGTCCCCCTGCCCGACCACGACCCCGCCGAGGTGGCGGACGCCGTCCGCGCCCGCCTGTCCGCCACGGCCGCGCCGCAGCTCGTCCCCAGCGTGCTGGTCCCCGTCCCGGCGCTGGAACGCACCCACACCGGCAAGGTGGACCGCGACGCCACGCGGGACCGGTACCTCGCCGCCACCGGGGCGGACCGGTGAACCGGCCCGCCGGAGCGGAGCCGGCCGCACCCGCCCGCGGCCCCGGCCCGTCCGTGCCGGCCGGCCGCGCCGACACGGACGCGGACGGCCGCGCACGGGCCGAGGACCTCGTCGGGGAGGCCGCGCGGCGGCTCGGTGCGGAACTCGAGCCCGGGAGCGCCCGGGTCGACGAATCGGGCTGGGACTTCCGGGTCGTGCACGTGCGGGCCGCCGACGGCACGCGGTGGATCCTGCGCCAGCCGCGGCGGCCCGAGGCCGCCGCGCTGCTGGCGTTCGAAGGGGCCGTGCTGACCGCCGTGCGCGACCGCGTGCCCGTGCCCGTGCCGCACTGGCGCCTGCACGCCCCGGACCTGGTCGCCTACCCCCGCCTGCCGGGCACGCCCGCGGGCACCGAGGACCCGGACACCCTGGTCTACGGCTGGTCCATGGACCCGCTGGCCCACCCCGGCCGGTACCTGGAGCCGCTCGCCCGGACCCTGGTCGCGGTGCACACGACCCCGCCGGACGTCTCCCCGGCCCTCGCGGCACGGGCGGCCGCGGACGGGGCGGACCCCGGCGCCGTCCGCGCCCGCACCGCGGACCGGCTCGCCCGGGCCCGGGCCGAACTCCCCCTCCCCGCGGCCGGGGTGCGCCGCTGGCAGTCATGGCTGGATGACGACCGGCTGTGGCCCGGGCGGCTGGCGCTGGTGCACGGCGACGTCCACCCCGGGCATACCCTGGTGACCCGCCCGCCCTCCGGGCCGCCGGTCCTGGCCGGCCTGCTGGACTGGGCGAACGCCCATGTCGGAGATCCCGCCGTCGACTTCGTCGACCTGCTGTACGCTGGCGGCCCCGCCGTCCTGGACCGGCTCCTCGCGGCCTACCGCGAGGCCGGCGGCGAGGTACGACCCGGCCTGCGGGAACACGTACTGGCCCGGGCCGACTTCCTGTGGGTCCACGTGGCCCTGCGCGGCCTGGACACCGGCCGCCCCGCCTGGGTGCAGACGGCCCTGCGCAGGATGGCGCCGTGACGGCCCCGGGCGCCGGGGCGCGCACGAGCGGCCGCACGCCGGGCGGGACGGCGTACACCGTGCACGGAGCGGCGGGCCCGCCGGTGGTCCTGGTGGCCGGCGCGGGCGGGACGGGCCGCATCTGGGAGCACCACCAGGTCCCGGCCCTCACCGCCGCGGGCCGCCGGGCCGTCACCTTCGACCACGGACCGACCGCCGCGGGCCCCTTCGAACTGGCCGCCCGCATACGCGAGTTGCTGCTGGCCCTCGATCTCCCCGGGTGCCCGCTGGTGGGCCACTCGCTCGGCTCGCTCGCCGTCCAGGAACTGCTGCTGACCGACCCCGGCCTGGTGGGCGGCGCGCTGCTCGCCGCCACCCGCGGCCGGCCCGACGCGGTCGGGGAGGCCCTGGCGCGCGCCGAGGCGGCCACCGCCCGGGCCGGGACCCCGCTGCCCCCCGAGTACGAGGCCTTCGTCCGGCTCGTACAGAACCTCTCGCCCCGGACCCTCGCCGACGAGGCGGCGACGGCGCACTGGCTCGATCTGTTCGAACTCGCCGCGCTGACCGGCCGGTCGGCCGGCCACCGGCCGGGTCCGCCGGTCCGGGACCGACTGGCCGAGTTCGGCCGGATCACGGTGCCCGTGCACGTCGTGGGCTTCGCCGACGACGTGCTGGCGCCGGCCCCGCTGGGCCGGGAGGTCGCGCGGGCGGTCCCCGGCGCCCGCTACACGGAACTGGCGGACGCCGGCCACCTCGGCTTCCTGGAACGGCCCGGGGCCTTCAACACCGTCCTGCTCGACTTCCTGACCACCCTCGCCCCGACGACCGATCCCGGAGTGTCCCGTGTCCCCTGAGAGCCCCGTCACCGTCGTCCACGTCGGCCAGGAACCGCCCGCGTCCTGGGCGGCGGCCGTGTACCTGTGCGGCCCGACCCCCACGGACCCGGCCGAGCCCTCCTGGCGCCCGGACGCCGTCGCCGCGCTGCGGTCGCTGTGGTCGGGAGCCGGGCGGCTGGTGGTGTTCCTGCCCGAGCCGGCGCCGGGCGGCGACTACCCGGCGTACCCGGACCAGATCGCC contains these protein-coding regions:
- a CDS encoding AMP-binding protein, which gives rise to MQSSGNTGIPLLEPFFETARTDPARPAVIDNGLVIGYGVFAAWVLEVAGAVAPRTGRPQPPVGVVVHHSARDVAALLGVLAAGRAYVPLEAAHPPARLESVLARLGVEEAVATADTGWQPPVARVHRPRWATAAPAPGSAAAPAAGARPEDPAYVLFTSGSTGEPKGVVVPHRALSAVVPPLRTLYGIGPDATVLHFHGAGGDTSLEEILPALTGGATLVVDDAARERFAQVAEEQEVTVAVLPTGFWHGLAGDLLHQGAGLPASLRTVVIGGEAVRADMLDRWRLLGTDGVRLLNTYGSTETALVTHAVQLAGPGAPALPAAGGDLPIGLPLPHVGQRVDATGELSVSGPGLALGYHADPGGTAARFTEHEGVRWYRTGDLVSEAPGGALVFRGRSDHQVKIRGHRVDLIEVEGLVGSCPGVLEAAAARVDRAEHSTLAAFFVPLPDHDPAEVADAVRARLSATAAPQLVPSVLVPVPALERTHTGKVDRDATRDRYLAATGADR
- a CDS encoding macrolide 2'-phosphotransferase, translating into MNRPAGAEPAAPARGPGPSVPAGRADTDADGRARAEDLVGEAARRLGAELEPGSARVDESGWDFRVVHVRAADGTRWILRQPRRPEAAALLAFEGAVLTAVRDRVPVPVPHWRLHAPDLVAYPRLPGTPAGTEDPDTLVYGWSMDPLAHPGRYLEPLARTLVAVHTTPPDVSPALAARAAADGADPGAVRARTADRLARARAELPLPAAGVRRWQSWLDDDRLWPGRLALVHGDVHPGHTLVTRPPSGPPVLAGLLDWANAHVGDPAVDFVDLLYAGGPAVLDRLLAAYREAGGEVRPGLREHVLARADFLWVHVALRGLDTGRPAWVQTALRRMAP
- a CDS encoding alpha/beta fold hydrolase produces the protein MTAPGAGARTSGRTPGGTAYTVHGAAGPPVVLVAGAGGTGRIWEHHQVPALTAAGRRAVTFDHGPTAAGPFELAARIRELLLALDLPGCPLVGHSLGSLAVQELLLTDPGLVGGALLAATRGRPDAVGEALARAEAATARAGTPLPPEYEAFVRLVQNLSPRTLADEAATAHWLDLFELAALTGRSAGHRPGPPVRDRLAEFGRITVPVHVVGFADDVLAPAPLGREVARAVPGARYTELADAGHLGFLERPGAFNTVLLDFLTTLAPTTDPGVSRVP